The window AACACATGGTTAGTTCTGGTAGAgatcgagttcttatattatggaAAGTAAATGAAAGCAAAGCTCTTAGAGTTTTACCAGTTTATGAAGGTATTGAAgatacttttttattgcctcTCACATTTAAAATACCCAATTTTACAAAAAAGGCAGAAACAGAAGGAATTTATGTAGCTTGTGCAGGTGAAAAAGGTATTGTCAAAATATGGAATTTATCTATAAGCCGTCTTATGTACCCTAACAAAATAACAGCTTGGTCTCTGCAGCATCAGAAGAAGGTGGATTGGCGATTACTCACCTAATGTTTAATGAAGTCAGAAATGTCTTGGCTGTAGTAACTGCTGATCACAACATCATTTTACATGACCTTGAAACATTTAGTTTTGTTAAACAAATGATTGGTTTCACTGATGAAGTCctagatataatttttgttggCAAAGATGAGAAACATATTGTTGTGGCAACAAACAGTCAAGATCTCAAATGTTATGAACTAGATAGCATGGATTGTCATTTAATCAAAGGTCATACTGATATTGTACTTTCCTTAGCCTGCTTCCCTACAAAGCCAGAAATGTTTGTATCTTCTAGTAAGGACAATTCAGTTAGGATATGGCTCCAAACCgaagaaaacaaaattgtatgccTAGGTGTTGGCACTAGACACACAGCTTCTGTTGGCTCAGTTTTTGCGTCACAAACATCAAGCAAATTTTTTACCTCAGTTAGTCAAGATAACTGTTTAAAAATCTGGACTGTTCCCAATGATGaagaatcattaaataataaattaaaatcaagtcATACTGAGTTAGCACATCAAATGGACATTAACTGTGTTGCTGTATCACCTAATGATAAAATGATTGCTACTGGTTCCCAAGACAAAACAGCAAAATTATGGACAGACGACCTGAGCCTTTTGGGTGTCTTAAAAGGCCACAGAAGAGGCATTTGGTGTGTGAGATTTTCACCTGTTGATCAAGTAGTTCTTACATCTTCAGCTGATTGCCTAATAAAGCTTTGGTCTATAGCTGATTTGAGCTGCTTAAAAACATTTGAAGGACATGAAAGTTCTGTGCTTAAAATTGAGTTCCTCAGTAGAGGACAGCAAATAATCTCGAGTGGTGCAGATGGCTTACTAAAATTGTGGAATATAAAAACATCAGATTGTAAAATGTCTCTAGATAATCATGACGGTAAAATATGGTCTCTAGCAGTTATGAAAGATGAATCAATGATTATTACAGGAGGCTCGGattcaaaattagttaaattaaaagaCGTAACTTTAGAAAAACGAGAACAAATGGCTAAAGCCCGAGAAGAAATGATTTTACAAGAGCAAGAGTTAATGAACTTATTGCATGATAAAAAGTTAATCAAAGCACTAAAATTAGCTTTACGTATGGAAAGACCAATGCATGTCTTGAAAATAGtcaatgaaattttaaagggCGGAAATGAGAAACTATATTCCACTTTAAAAGAGATAAACCATACACAAAAGAAACATTACTAAAATCTGCTGCAGAGTGGAACACAAACAACAAAAATTGTCATGCTGCTCAGCTGGTATTCCATATATTAGCACCAGAAATTATTTCAGGTAAACTTAAAGTTCCGGCGCTAGGAAGTTTCATCGAAGGAGCGCTACCATACACGGAACGTCATTTCGAAAGGTTAACAAATCTGTTGCAAGATTTAAATTTCATCACGTATACAGTAAATTGTATGCAACCGGctctaaaaatgtataaatgaattattcaaataaaaatatttgccttaTATAAACTTTCATTGAACAAACTTGTACTTTAATGCAGGACATTTCCAAATAACAGCAGAGTTTACACTAAGTAATAAACTAAATGCGGTTATCTATTATGTGTAGGTACTTGTGACGCACGAGTTACTTACGTCAAACAATACCTACTAGTCGAGTCTGAATTTACCTAACGTGTATGTAAAAGCTCATTTGTTTACACCATAGCTTGCATGTAGCGGATGACTCCTGCGCAGCCTTTATCCAACGTCCGCTGTCCGCATAGAGAGCAGCTTCCAGTTTTGTGCAAATGCAGTAGTAGCGAACCGATCACGCGAAGCGGACCGGTCGCGGTTCCGTGCTTGTGTCTCCCGTGAACCGATGTTCAGTTTTAAATCATGACTTTAAAAGCCGCAGTAATTTATGCCACgctcatattatttttcaaagatGTACAAGGACAGAAATCACAagtgtaagtatttttactttattaatatgaattttattgttaatataaatgttttctgTTACAATTTTAGTACTATTATGACTAAgaattaaatcattattatacaattagGGACCTTGACATTGTAAAACACCTATTCAAGAATAGTTTGCAAAGGGTATTATCGGTTTAAGTTCCCGCTGTATTTGATTGAGATaaatttatcaacatttttattcaatttcgtACGAAAATAGGTTATTTCATACATCTACCGTCATTTGaaacaatcattttattttaaattatatttttcaatgacCAAACCATTCTCTCTACCGTTTATTTTAGTTACCCCGAGGGCAATTAGCCGTCCTCAAAACGATACACGAGTCCAATTTTAAATGAGTAAACAATAGGTTGTAGTTGTACGTATACGTGATCGACTGCACTTAATAGCCCGCGCACTACGCACAGTgataacatttgtatttttgtttctatatcgATTGTAGtctgtatgtatttataatttcatgttatttttagcaataaatcacaatatattaatcaaaattttgtttactaacTCAATTAAACAATTGCAAATTTTATATACGTACCAGAATCATGTCATCATGTCAATCATCATCATAGGTAAGAAATCATGTAAGATAATTTAACCTTAGAAATCGTCAGGACAAAAAGAGTACAgctaagtaatttaaatacgaTATATCTAACTTCTGGGTGGTTTCGCTAGTGGAATTTTGCCATTTAGGTACCATTTGGTGGGTGATCTCCAGACCTCTTTATcagatgttaatataaaatagtaaataggtaggtactatttattaataagttttaaccATAGACATCGGGGTAGTCAAATAACCAACAACCTTTTAGTTTGAGGTAAAGAATTGTAAAAACATCGTACTCAAAATTTTTATACTAGTATTggccaataatataattattgagtcTTTGGCACACCCCATCGTCAATGCCTTCGACACTGCATACATATAgcaaataatatacctaataattatGAGAATTGAATTCCCTGAATTCAATTACTAGAGGCAGGCGGCCGCTAACAAATTAAGCTAAATCGTTTCTGCAACAGGCGTTATATAAATCTTGCGCTGATTACACGTTCACGTGAAATAAGGGTAGATAGAAGTTAGAAGgagattaattataatctcCTTATTGTTCATTAAAGCATAGCTACAATTATTTTCCAGCAGGCTTGTGtctcaaaaactaaaaaaaaatccattttcataaaattgcAGGTTtgttaattgataaaattagtaagtaggtactttatagtaatattagtaagtgGGCTAGCTGTACCAGGTTTAGCAAGGGTTGGCCGACTTCTCACCCTGGGCGTCAGATATTAGACAGGGCGCCATAGGTTCGAGCTCGATGCCTTTGATTTATATAGCAAGGTGGCTTTTACTATGGATCTGAAAAATGTGGCGCAGAAGAGGCATCGAAAATTAGTTAAGGCCTGCCCAGGTTGGTAGAAAGCTGGCATCAGCGTTTTTGGGGTAGGTACACTGTAGAGACATACTTCTTGCCAATCGTAGCTATGATATTAACTTCCCGACAATGCGATAAGTTTAGCATTCAGTATTTTGCTGTCCTGTCGTGCTTCTTGTGTGGTTCATGGAAGGGTATCGTAAAAAAGCGTTTATACTAACACGacgttttgttataaaatatgtatttagttaaaatgtacaataaaattttattaggtaGGCATTGTGCCTACTTGCTTTTCATTCTGGAATTTAGTACCGACTCGAGTACTACATAAAAGGAAAAATGGAAACTAACACGTCAGAGTTCTCTTTGCCCATGGGTGTCATATGTATCTTGGTCCTTTAATAAATACCTTATTGTTCTACGTGCATAAATAAGTTTTGCACGAGAGGTAAGATGATAGTCATTTTGTGTCGTGTTGAGCCATGTCATTGTACTTATTGTTACCATAACGATCCGTGGTCACGAGTACTGTCCAGCTCATTAACGGATTTATAATGAATAGAAAACAGCTATACTTGCTAGTTAAGCATAATACCGAAACCGGTAGAAATATTGTAGTGATTTCGTGTGAAACCTAGATTGTGGCCTacttatatttagtatattataattttcctttttttttatgaattccaTGAAATACTGAACAATTTATTGCAATTAACTTTGAGTCATGATGATACTTATTCTTTGAATCATATTGTTTcttaatatttagtataatgTGTCAACCACTCTCATCTCCTGTTGCATATAGATAGTATGAACACTTTTTTAAAGTCCCAAAAATGGACAGGACGTCATTACGCCAGAACAGGAAAAATATTAACCAGAATTAAATTCAGTTGAAAAGCGTACCAACTTGTTTTCTTCAGtgaattaattcaaaaataactagGTAGGTagataatctatataaaaagaaaagatgacaaaggtataaaaaatcacaatcaCCCCTATATCCCCAAAGGATTAGGTAGTGGCGCAACTCATGCACCCACTTCCCGCCAAGTGATAGAGGGCAAGCCAATCGAGTACAAACTTCTGCTTCCGGGCTTATATTAAGATTATCACTTTACTCatcccgggaatcgaacccaagacctcagaactgcagtcgtaccgtaatataacCACGCTACCGAGggcgtatatattttttttcaaatacctgTAGGTATCTTGTTCTTTTGCCCTATTTGGCCCCACTAGTTATCAAATCGCTTTAGCTCATGGACTTGATCAATACGTTCCTCTTTCGTTCATAATCAAAAATTTCACAAGTAGAGTTACATGACCTGGAATTCCAACCTAGGACCACGGGTCCACTGCCCCTAATATTATATCCTTTTGATGGCCTTCTTTTATGTAATGCACGCGTATCAGTATCATATTTGTTTATCTTTGGCTGTTGCTTCCCTTAAAACTggattacgttttttttatgcgggcacgtctaagtgactccactgcacttgatggtaagtgacacaggctgatctggaacgcgacacacttacgtggttcactttggcggattttaacatcaTAGCCATATTTAGCCATAAGTAACCACTACCCGACAAAGTATTAGATATAACTAGGCTTACCATACGTCCCGGTTTGGCCGGGATAGTCCCGGTTTGAGATCCCTGTCCCGGCGTCCCGGTCAAACTTGAACAGCATCGACACCCCAACCAATCATTCCCCCGCCGCGCCTCCTGTGCCACCCGCGCCAAAGACGACACAAAAGCGAGCGAGAATGAGTGATACCGACTGCAGCAAAATGAAAATGAGCCTCTTTCTCTTCTGCGTCCCGGTGTCCCGGTTTGGCTCTTCTTAATTATGGTAAACCTAGATATaactacttagtctggccataaatactgttacacttaattataaaaaaatattacatttgaatttcgaatctgtcatttttatacgattgttcattgtgttttctcattttggcgccaatacattgtaaaatattttgcgatattaaaatggtgtggggtgataaagagaaccgaatcgctgtgatagcattacacaaagtaggtatggagccaaatgcaatttttaaaactctccatacacttggtattagtaaaatgtttgtgtaccgggctattaataggtacaatgagacctcctctgtttgtgacagaaaagatctggccgtccacgtagtgttcgtacgaaaaggtggtcaaagcagtaagggaaagaattcgaagaaatcctgtccgaaagcaaaagattttatctcgggaaatgaagatagcacctagaaccatgtcgcgtattttaaaagatgacttaggacttgcagcctataagagacgcactggccatttcttaactgataatttaaagaagaatagggtggtaaaatcgaaacaactactgaagcggtacgcaaagggaggtcacagaaaattttgtttacggatgagaaaatttttacaattgagcaacattttaacaaacaaaatgaccgtatttatgctcaaagctctaaggaagcttcccaattagtcgacagagtgcaacgtggacattatccgacttcagtgatggtttggtggggtgttagctatgaaggagtgactgagccatatttttgtgaaaaggtatcaaaacatcggcacaagtgtatcaagataccattcttgagaaggtagttaagccccttaacatcaccatgttcaataaccaagtatggtccttccagcaagactcggcgccgggtcataaagctcggtccacgcagtcttggttggaatcgaacgtttcggacttcatcagagctgaagactggccgtcgtctagtcccgatcttaatccgctggattatgatttgtggtcagttttagagagtacagcttgctctaaacgacatgataatttgagtccctaaaacaatctatacgattggcagtgaagaattttcccatggaaagagtgcgtgcttctattgataactggcctcatcgtttaaaggactgtattgcagccaatggagaccacttcgaataagctttttatatttttaattgttttatatttatgtattaaactgacacactgtaaaagtaataaatgttatttgcagttaacaattttcttttttctttattacaatatttatggcaagactaggtatattgcTCTCAGTAACATCGCTGTGCATCGAAACCTAAGTACCTACTAATATGGCGCATATTAAACATCTTAATATGTAAGGCAttgatatgtattataattatttacactaTAGAATGGTCAGAAATACTCAGAATACATATATAGACATGTTTCCGTTACATCAGTGTTAGCTGTAATTGTTCAGGAAATATAAGACACGGATGttggataatataataaaacgtacCTACGATTTAGGCGCGTATGCTACGAAGGTggcattttgtataaattatccCCACTTGTTAAACAGATTATGCTGTATCGCAAGATGAGCTAAGCTCTTAATTACCCTGGTTAATGACGCCGACAATGAGTCAAATATGTAGCTAACCGCGCCGTTCATTTAATGCTAATGTAaagttaaaagatatttttaaatgagtttttcaaaaataatttatataagaatttatacATAAAGGGAAAAATATCTCAAGATTTTTAACGTTAGCATGATTTACCATTTTTGACAGTAATAGAATCGGTGTAAAATTTAGAAGATACCTAAAACGTACagacatttcattattattagtaagtctataaaaaatatcgtcgACGTCTGTGGGGCACGGTTCGCTAATTTGCCGTGACCGCGTATCAGATGGTTGTCAATTCCCGTGTTTTAAACCAATATTGATATAGGTATTAAGAGGACATTATaatcatttgattttatattttttatattggtcCTAAATATAAAATCCTAAATGGTTAACTATGAAATAAATGCTTATATTATTGTCTCcgtcttacaaaattttaacattGAAGGTTAAAGAAGTCTACGTACCAATTTACCTATGTTACAAATGTGATGATCAAATAATCAGGTGTAATTACTTGagttattatatttgacaaataACATGATCAGTCTGACATTAATAACCGGATTGAAGTAATACATGATTGAAAACGTTTGTTAGTCACAACACGTTACTTATCTAAAGGCATacttagatttttattttattaataacttatttatactaataaatccGATTTATACCAAACaacttaaaattctttccacTTACGCTATAAGTATACTTTCACTGTTGGCAAGAATGTCTCGCAAGTACTAAAGCAATTACGTTTTGACTAATTGGTGCGACAGAGCGAGGAAGCAATGATTTGACCTTTTACAAGTTTTTACTGCTCAAGGCACATTGATGCCGGTGAATCGCT of the Manduca sexta isolate Smith_Timp_Sample1 unplaced genomic scaffold, JHU_Msex_v1.0 HiC_scaffold_1852, whole genome shotgun sequence genome contains:
- the LOC115440367 gene encoding LOW QUALITY PROTEIN: transducin beta-like protein 3 (The sequence of the model RefSeq protein was modified relative to this genomic sequence to represent the inferred CDS: inserted 1 base in 1 codon; deleted 2 bases in 1 codon), which codes for MANLKEIYEKTADYTAFYTGGDIQWTNDGAHLLCLCEDTIKVVDVNTLSEVLVIGQGADDEEVDQIYTFRICHNNEKIVSAHKSGLIKLWDRETGKQEKVWRSGHKGPVAKLAFDKANENLASGGSDGNIRLWDLAHNTCTSSLRGAMGVFSVLQYHPDTDKQLIFGAADDTKIRSWHSRTGKEHQVYSGHFSKITSLQFTSDGEHMVSSGRDRVLILWKVNESKALRVLPVYEGIEDTFLLPLTFKIPNFTKKAETEGIYVACAGEKGIVKIWNLSISRLMYPQNNSLVSAASEEGGLAITHLMFNEVRNVLAVVTADHNIILHDLETFSFVKQMIGFTDEVLDIIFVGKDEKHIVVATNSQDLKCYELDSMDCHLIKGHTDIVLSLACFPTKPEMFVSSSKDNSVRIWLQTEENKIVCLGVGTRHTASVGSVFASQTSSKFFTSVSQDNCLKIWTVPNDEESLNNKLKSSHTELAHQMDINCVAVSPNDKMIATGSQDKTAKLWTDDLSLLGVLKGHRRGIWCVRFSPVDQVVLTSSADCLIKLWSIADLSCLKTFEGHESSVLKIEFLSRGQQIISSGADGLLKLWNIKTSDCKMSLDNHDGKIWSLAVMKDESMIITGGSDSKLVKLKDVTLEKREQMAKAREEMILQEQELMNLLHDKKLIKALKLALRMERPMHVLKIVNEILKGGNEKLYSTLKEXKPYTKETLLKSAAEWNTNNKNCHAAQLVFHILAPEIISGKLKVPALGSFIEGALPYTERHFERLTNLLQDLNFITYTVNCMQPALKMYK